The genomic region gtcattcattttattgtagAAGATAGTGTGTGATGAAccattcattacatttttgtagACTACTGTAGATAAATAGGAGCACTTAAAGTAAAGTGCAACAACTTTTACTTCTAAATTCATGTACTTCTATCTTTCAAACATTTTGTTGGCCTTAGCTCATGCcccagaaaatgtgaaaattttCAACCAGTCATATTGTTTGGCTGTAATTTtgaattttctgttttgtgtcttCTCTAAAGGGTGACTCAGGAATTCCCGGACCCCCAGGTGACCCAGGCTATCCAGGACCACCTGTAAGCATCTTTTGACATCTGTAAACATCATAATATAAATAACAGGATGCCTTTACTGTAGGTGCACCACATCACAGAGAAGTGAATGGTCCTCAAGCCTCAAAATGATTTGATTCGGATCCTTCAGaatttgattatttgatttgaaAGCTGTTACACTcttcagaaaacagaaacaggaaacgTGTCACCCCACGAGGAAAAACCGGGTTGTTAACGTATGTTTCGTTGTGGTCGTAGGGTCCCTCTGGTGGccagaaaggagaaaaaggagaactAGGAGAGGCTGGCAAACGGGTGAGTTTAGTCAAATTCATATTTCTTAATATTTCCTCATTTCAATCTCAACTGTCACATCTACACGCAGCTGTTATCCCAAACCAGTGGTCACCTTTTCCCCTCTACCTTCATAACTTGTATTCAACCTTAAGCAGACACCACTCTGAAGGTTTGACAGTCACCAGCTGTGAATGTTTTACCCAACAGAGTCTCTTTGGTAGTTTTGTGATGGCTCTAAGTGCTCGAGGCAGAGGGCCGCCCACTTAGAGTccggttctgaggtttcttcccattaaaagggagttttCCCTTGCCAATggcgccaagtgcttgctcatgtggaaatgttgggtcttttatttaaatttaaatattatatgGTCTTGATCTGCTCTATATGTAAAGGGCCTTGCGAttacttaaaaataaagagGGTCCAGTTTGGGAAACACTAGCCTAAAGTTAACCTAATTCTAACATTGATCACAAAATCCAAATAAGAACCTTCACACAGTCCTTTGAAGAAGTGAGGATAGAATGAGTTGTCCTGACTTTCCAAAAAGTTCTCCTCACTGTCAAGGGGTAAACTCGAATCTGTTCACACAAAGATAGTAGTAGcacatgtgttttatttgtatgacatttaaaatgtattactcTCTGTACATCTTCTCTATCATTAAAATCGCATAAACCCTGATTGCCATTTCCTTCTCTTTACAGGGCAAACCAGGCAAAGACGGTGACCCCGGTCCTCCAGGCTTCCCGGTAAGTGCTACcaacaaacactgacaaaatTATACCAATCGATTTTTGATATCGCTGCCTTTTTTTCATATCTCACTCCACTTTCTTTCACATCTCTATcagggaagtaaaggagagtCAGGCCTGCCAGGTCCTCCAGGCAGGGATGGCGAAAGAGTAGGTCTTTGcaaagtttaaatttaaaaaatcataaaacgaATTATAAGAAGATGTCATTGAttgtccttctgtctttcttttctagGGACTAAAAGGTGACCGTGGATACCCAGGAGCCCCAGGAGCGGTGTGTATTTTCTACTTTATTCTCCTTTTGACAACATAATCTCAACCTAAGGCTCACTTATTAGATTACAGTAGCTTCCTGGTGTGTTCAACTTCATCAGCAGTAGCTTCCTCAGATAATTTGCTTTGACAACTCATTTTTGCAAATACTGTGTAAGTGGTCTTTAAGAAAGGCATGACTTGGATTTGGTTGCTCCActagtgtgaatgtgtgtatttatgatgAACACTTCTacttaacaataaaaatattaagtaaaaaatgaagaaggaaagaagaaaaaaaaaagaaaagtaaatacTGCCTATTGGAAGCGACATCTCAGTGCATTACATTCTTCTAACCACTGGGTGGTGACATTGGCTTTGCTTATTTTTACTTTGTtgattaagagaaaaaaaagctccaacATGTCTCAACATCAtcaaatataatgtaataaagatattatttcaaaatgtcatAATTGTACCAAATAAATTGACTTTTTGGAGCTTTTCAGTGTGCAGGTGCTCTTTTCTCTTGAGATGTTTTTTTGCCTTAATTTGCCTAATATAATTTCTTACCTTGAAGCATTATTTTGTTTCTCTAAAAAATCCATTGTTTGGATACTTGAAGCCACTTGAAGTTTAAAAagggcaaaaagaaaaatgcagtttaCGTTAGGTGACGCATGCATCACATTCTTCTGACCACGAGGTGATTGTATCTTTCTCCGTCTAGCttaatctttttttactttatttaattatatttgtaAATATATTCCAAAGTATTTTGAGCCTTAGGACCAGTTTAGGAACAACGTTTTCCTCTGAATTTTGTTCTGaatttattttacatctgtttGTCACACCAGGTGATTGGTGGGAACACGGGAGGTCGGGTTGGTCCTAAAGGTGAGCCCGGGTTCCCAGGATCACCAGGAatcaaaggagagagaggaccaaCAGGTAagaacagaaacacactcacacacacataaaacatttagatgCATTTAAGTTTATTATTTGCTTGCTGGCTTTAATTTAACCTCTTTCAGCATTGACAGGAAACCATTTTTTCTCAAAACATTGTTGCTAACACCTCTTGTCTTCTTCAGGTTTATCGGGACCTCCAGGAGTACCAGGACTTCCAGCatctggtggtggtggtgggccTGGATCTCCAGGCTACCCAGGAGAGAGAGGTCAGAAGGGAGAACCTGGTGCTCCAGGACTCTCCCTTCCAGGTTCCCCTGGTCGTCCAGGAGGTCAAGGACTCCAAGGTCCAGCTGGGCCCCCTGGACCTCCCGGCTATTCATCTGCAGGAAACTGCCTTCCTGGAGAGCCTGGGCGTCCTGGCGTGCAAGGAGACAGAGGTTACCCGGGAGAAACCGGTCAGAAAGGTGAGAGAATATAGAGACGCTGGAGTTCATTCACAAATCTCACAACTGTTCCTTATTCACGTGATGGTTAAATGTATAGTAGATAATGAGTCACTGCACTCAACCCCAGTATGTTCGGATTAATGCTGAATCATCAAAGTCAAAATATATAGTAGAccagcaataaaaaataataggcTTGTGGTGGTGCAAACACTCTTGTGTAAAGATGTCTCGCATGAAAAGAATtgacaataaatacacaagcaGGAACAATGTTTTGTAAGTTCATGTGAAATAGAtagtaattatataattaagGTGGTCGACTGAggaaacactgatatcactgatctgctgctgcttcaggtGATAAAGGCGACACCTGTGTGAACTGCTTTGGTGGCACCAGTGGCATCCCTGGACCCCAAGGACCTGCAGGAAAGCCTGGATTCCCAGGTAAGAGGGCACAGTTATGTCTAGCATTAATTCATTTTGGGCGTGGCTCTCCCAGAGTCCTTTTTGCCTTTATAGTACTTGAAGCTGTTGGGATTAACCCCGTTCAATCATAGATGGTAGTCAAGTTCCTACTGAACACATTGATCGGTATCAACAAGTAAATCTATATCAATATCACTATCTGTGAGAATcctttcctgtttcctccattAGGATCTCCTGGCAGCCCAGGTACTAAGGGAGACAGAGGATTCCCAGGAACACCTGGTTCATCTGGCCCCGCTGTGAGTACTTCTTtctttgtaatttattttcatattggATTTTGTGAAGCTGGcttctgaaaaagaaaaggaaaaaggttcAGAAAATGGCCTCTAAAATGTTTTCACCTTGTATGTTGTTGGAATGAATTGAATTGGAGtctgattgtttttatttgaatgcatATCGTTTTGTATCTTGGTGGAGTCATAAATGAACCCTGAAAATGTTCTCTGAGCTTGAAATAAGGGTTATAATATCTTCATTATCTTCTAATTTTCGTAGTGGGTATAATTTTTACCATTAAAATTTGTAACTGTCAAGTTTTTGATTGCATATGGCCTGTGCTAAAATCAAAACTCTTCTTTTCATCTgctcccttcttctcctcctgtgCAGGGTTCCCCCGGTCCTCAAGGTTCTCCAGGATTCCCTGGAGAGAAGGGAGACCCAGGCGATGCCGTCACTGTCAGCGGTGTGAGGGGAGAAAAGGGTGACACTGGCTTCCCTGGATCACCAGGTCTGCCAGGTCTGGACGGTCGACCCGGTCGCGATGGACAGCCTGGAAGTCCTGGACCAAAAGGAGCTTCTGTAGGTGGCTTTCACTCAGTTGGTCCATCATGTGGATAGACCATCCCTCCATGATCCATTTCATAActaaagtttatttttactgtGTGCGACAGGGCTCTTTGCGGGTGAAAGGAGAGATCGGGCCCCCCGGTGTGCCAGGTTCTCCAGGACTGCCAGGAGACAGGGGTCCTCCAGGTTCCCCTGGTTTTGGACCTCAGGGACCTTCAGGAGAGAAGGGTATCCAGGGCGTTTCAGGAAGACCCGGATCGCCTGGTGCACCTGGTAAGACAATAATTTTAGTGGATGGTCCAATTAAGGAACTTGGCTCCTTTCCTGTTTCCATCTGTGCTGAAGTTCAGGGACAGTGCcttgatttaaacttttaaactagAGTCTTTTTTTATAGTAACAATGTATTAAATGACAATGTGTAATGTCAGAGGTGTCACTCACAGTGATcacactctcagcgctctcatagtgtCATTTTCAGCAAAAAAGCTCTAAAGGCCAACGATACACTATCTGCTCAGCATCAAatagcaaacagacacagtaaaCGACAGATTTTTATCCACTGGACAtggtggcttttttttttagtcaagAAATGGTCCACAACTTTAAACTTGCTTCCTGACTCTCTGACCTAACTCCTGTGCTTTCTCTCACCATGCAGGTGCTAAAGGTGAGCCAGGTCTGACGGTAGCAGAGAAAGGCCAGCCAGGACCCAGAGGACAGGATGGCGATCCAGGACTGCCCGGTGGACCAGGTAAACAATCATGATTTTACACTAAAGGACCCATTGGGAAAAACACTGAGTTGAATGAAGATCACATACATCCTCCAATTAGGGAGGATGACACATGTGTCTGTTGtctgattttttgttttaattttctgttgtcAGGTAGCCCAGGTCAGCCCGGGCAGCCTGGTTTCCCTGGATCACCAGGATCAAAGGGTGAACCTGGACTCCCAGGGATCGGACTCCCAGGACCACCAGGAGCTAAAGGTAAAGACCCAGAGTTCTCCCCACTCATTTTCTTACgtaattttagcatttttttcctaccacctcctccttctgccTCCTCATTTTCATTCCCCTCACCTTCACTCCTCCAGGATTCTCAGGTATTCCCGGCCAGCCAGGAAGCCCAGGAGGACCAGGCAGACCTGGAGTGGACGGCCTCCCCGGCCAGCCTGGATTCCCCGGAGCTAAAGTACAACCAAATACTTCTGGGAGTAAAATGGGGTGTTCCTATGTACAGAGAACAAGAGGTCTTAAGATAGCAAATTTAAGCTAACTTTCgggtagtttttttttgtaataacaGAACCTCCTAAACTTAGCTTATTTAATCCAAAACATGTATCTTACTGCTTTTGGTTTCTCCAGATATTTCAAGATGAATAGATCGATTTAATCAATTTCAACCAACATACTGCAGAGAAAAGAAATTTAAAAGATGTCTTTAGATGAGCAAAGATTAGAAAAAGACCTGACCTGAATTTACAGTTTTTGCACCCTGTGTTTTCTTATGACAGGGTGAACCTGGCTTTGGACTCAATGGTCCTCCAGGTTTACCAGGAGTACCCGGAGGTAAAGGAATACCTGGACCAAAGGGAGATTCCGGTCTCCCTGGTGGCCCTGGATCACCAGGACGATCTGGATTTGATGGTGGCCCAGGACCTAAAGGTATTTTGTTGTTCTGTTACTGTATTTTACTCTATGGGTTACTCCAGTTACTCCTTCGTCTCCTGTCCACCCAAAAACCCCTCAACCCGTCTGACGGTACACTGAGCTgactctcacttcctctctccagGTGACTCTGGTTTACCTGGTATCCCTGGAGCTCGTGGCCCACCTGGATCCCCCTCTCCTGGTTCAGTTGGGTCCCCAGGCCTCACTGGACCACCAGGCCCAATGGGTCCACCAGGTACGACACATAAGATGGATTTGCAATTTTTCTGGACAGTTCGTTaagcttttaataaaataaaatagaatagaatagaaattaGTAGTCCTGTTTGTAACTTTGAGTAAAGAATTTGATACATTTGTATATTGTCTGTACATGTCTTTAtgattgtatatttatttgGATTGTTAAAGTCACCAAAGACATTGTGCCTGATCACCCACTTATCCACTTCTTGAGTTTGTAAAAGTATTTGGATGTCAGTTTGGTGCAGGGGTTTAAAATGTAGACTGAACACTTAACATTTGAGCACCCCAAAGCACGTTATTGAATGTTGAGGGTTTTGTTTGGTGGATTGACAAGCGTGAGCAAAGTCACCCTGCTTCTTGATATAAGTTTTTCCTTTTGGGTTTGAGGTGCACCGCAGTTACCACACCACTGGATGGAAACTTTATCTGTGAATGTTTTCTTCATGGATCTGTCTCCTCTTTACTTTCATTTTGAGATGCCACCAGAACTGCCACATCACTCACACCTAGTCTTGGTTGCGTCACAATCTTCTGCACTCTACACGTTGTTTCTCTATTTGCACAGCTTCTGTagcacacagcaacacacatcaGGCTCCCATTTTAACATCACAAGAGTCTCTTTCTTTGCGAGCACACCAATCGTAAACTAACCTCACGGTTTACAGCCTCAGTTTTTGCACCCTGTCACCATCGCACTCTAATCTCATGCATATTCAGAGTGTTTCGAAAACCGACTTCATATAGGACATCTTAATgcatttaatgcattttactTTGTTCTCCTTATCTCATCTTCGGCTTAATCCATTGCTCCGTCCTCTGCGCTTTGACACACGCCCCTTCGTTACGTGCGACTCCCTGATGCCAAGGCGAGAAAGGTATTGTAACCCAATACAGGTTCAGGCTGGTGGCCATTTAATGGTGAAACATGTCGCacatgaaattttaaaaatcacaattaaGGTGTTAATTAAAAGATTGTATTCAGTAATTTGCTGCTTTCTCttttacaaaacacacaattaacTTGCATCATGACTGAATTGGGCAGGTGCctgaagataaagaagaaagCAGCCAGATTTTTGCTTATGGTGTTTTTTGTGGTTCTCATCACTCAGGGaataaaacacagacagcatttggtataaaaataaaaaatgaaaacttctTGGAATGATTCATAACCTGTGAACCTGGAGTTTAAAGACATTTCCATATCCTGAGATTGAAATTGTTTTATCATCGTCACAGGTTTCCCAGGATCAAATGGAGAGAAGGGAGACTCTGGCGCTCCAGGTTTAGATGTCCCAGGACAACCAGGAGACAGAGGAAGTCCAGGTTTCCCAGGTTCCCCAGGACCAGTTGGTGCCCCCGGATCCCCTGGAGGGTCTGGACGGGATGGTCTGCCTGGACTACCAGGTAAACTATAACATCATTAAACCATACAGTGGCAACTAAAAATTTAACTGTGGCTGTATTTAACTGTATGCCACAGGCTAGCTGGTTAGCTGACTAGGTTACTAAATAAAAGACAGGCTAGTTGATTAAATCACTAACAGATAGGAGAAGTCCTGTCCCCTTTCAATTAGCCTCTGTTCTATAGCCTTGGCCAGACAATGTTATTGGTTTCTACAACATATAAAATCTCAGAAGTACTATCAAAAGCCTCATGGGAGCTGTAATAATTAAATGCTTACAGAAGAATCAGTGTTTATCTTGAATGAATAAGGAGATGTGTTTACTATCCAGCACAACTGCAAGATTGAGATATGCATTTAAGTTTAGAATATGGACTATGGATTAATGATGAAACTGCTGCCTAGGTGGCTAGTTAGCTGACTGCTAAAAGACTAGCCAATATACtgacatttattgattttactGAGCAGTTAGTTAGCTGGTTGGCTAACTAGTTAGATGGCAGCTAAGGAGGTTAGTTACCTAATGATGAAGGAATCTGTGGGCAACAGTCAAATCTGAACTGGTGTCTTAATAACCAGAATGACTGATAGAAGATCTGTAACAAAAGGCTAATTTAGGGTTTGCTAGCATGAGTTATTCATACTTACATAGAGAGGTGGTCCCCTTCCACAGAGCACGCCATGTTGCGTTGCTATGTttgtacagtagcccagaatggacaaacgcTGGCTCTACAGAGAAGGTTTTTTGCAAGTTTGaagatttgtaaaatataacttttatgagggtcacagtcacagacgaTAAACTTGGTATTTCATAATTCTGGTAGTAGCGATGTAGCAGATGCAAACTCATCTTAAACCtgtagcctattcattataatgttgatggatggataaattGTGTTCTTTTgcctttaataatgataaaaatagtacaaaAAAGGTCAGATCAGGAACACATGTATAATATATGCATAAtggttgcatttagtgttgcaaGTGTTTCAGGAAAAACATGAATCCCTACTGCTGACTATAGCGTCCATGTGATTATTGACTCCCTCTCTGAATACttctattgtttatttttgacTGGCTGCAGGTACCAAAGGAGACATGGGTCAAATGGGATCTCCAGGACCTAGTGGAGGACCCGGTGGACCTGGAGGACCAGGTGCTCCAGGAATTAAAGGTATTGAACACACTCGTTAACTCAGTCATCTCTCTCAACTCTTACACACAGCCCTAGAAAGGTATATGACATATATAGTAGGTTCCCAGTAATTTTTCCCACTTTGTGtaatttttaaatgtaagaaaatggtTGTTTAAGTAAAACATGCTTAATAAAGTTTTGTAAGTCAAAAAGctttaagaaaatattttttccatctgtgATCAATTGCATctaaaatggggaaaaaagcaaaaacatgaaggaaggaacatttcaTTATCTTTTCGTATTAATAAATATCTATTTTGTTACTCGTTTTGCTTAACATAATAAGATTTTAGCCGGAGTTCATGAAGGCGTTAACAAATAATTTACTACAAATTCAATGGCAGGAAGTAATGTACAGACACCACAGCAACAAGTACTTGTACTCAAAGATATCACCTAAACATAAATTCATATTCCCTCGTCCTCCTCCATAGGTGACGCTGGATTCCCAGGTAGGGATGGCGGGCCCGGTGGCCCAGGTGCTAAAGGAGAGAGGGGTGACCCTGGTCTCCAGGGACCTCCAGGACCCGCTCAAGCACCAGTGGCCTTGAAGGGAGGCAAAGGAGACCCAGGAATACCAGGTACAGCTAAAAGAAACGCCTTCACTGCCCCTCAATAAGTAATTGCAATGATGTTTTCGGTCTCAAGATGTTATGTTTCTCAGATATATGAAAAATTCTGCAAGAGTGATGATTGTCTCTCACCCtattattgaaaaaaaattgtattttttttgtgtctgttctACAGGTTCACCAGGTTTTCCAGGTCAGAAAGGCATTGCTGGTGTCCCCGGTGATCCTGGAGTGCCAGGATCAGATGGACGTCCTGGACTTCCTGGACCATCAGGTATGGGTttagacacacatgcatacatactgtacacacactcatacaaacaGATCTCCAACAAGTTGTTTCCCTTGTGTACAGGTCCTAAAGGAGATCCTGGCATCCCAGGAGGCCCAGGAGGTCCTGGAGCTCCGGGACTGAAAGGCAGTATGGGAGAAATAGGATTTCCAGGTGGGTCTGAACGTCTGAAAGCTCTCTATAAAGTCTTTGTTTGCTACATAGCTGTTGATGAATGTTAATACATTTCTTCCAAAATTAGGATTGAGTGCCAAAATTCATTAAGCAATTTAGATtgatttttataaaatattgtaATTCTGGTGATAGTCAGTGACTTATAATACCTGAGAAATTATTTCAGGATGATTTCACTTAAATCTGACTCACAGTCCCAACATGATAACATACGTTTTAATATCAGTTATTATGTTTAACCTTTAGTCATATTAATCAAAGATTTTCTATGACCCTCTTTTTACTGTTATAATTTTCACAGGACCGTCTGGGCAGAAGGGTTTATCAGGTCAGTCAGGTCGGCCAGGAGCCCCAGGACTGCCAGGTGCACCTGGTTTCCCTGGAGCCAAAGGTGATCCAGGTAGTGCTGGAGTTGGAGCACCAGGACCAGCAGGACTCAAGGTAGAGGATTCAACCACAGAAATTTCTAGGAAAACTTTaaagtacaaataaaaaatcacacttgtattatatttaatgtgttgcACAGGGTGAGCCTGGCCAGCCAGGGTTCCCAGGAAGTCCAGGACTCAAAGGAGGTCCAGGATCATCTGGTCTCCCAGGTTTACCAGGAGGACCAGGTGCCAAAGGCGACCCTGGCCTCCCAGGATTCCAAGGTGCAGTGGTTTTAGTAGTATATATTTGTTTCTGTTGAAGTAGCTAGTTTTCAAGTTTGGCATGTAGCATGTTTCTGACAGCACTGAAAGT from Scomber japonicus isolate fScoJap1 chromosome 22, fScoJap1.pri, whole genome shotgun sequence harbors:
- the col4a5 gene encoding collagen alpha-5(IV) chain — its product is MNKDLNSLRQLSVALLFFVLCVGVQRSNSAACHGCVGSKCDCSGVKGTKGERGFPGLTGQPGVPGFPGPEGPIGPRGEKGSDGPSGLGGPKGIRGPPGLPGFPGTPGLPGLPGQDGPPGPRGTPGCNGTKGDRGFPGNSGIPGSQGRQGPPGLPGQKGDPGDVIATNSLGEKGAVGLPGLPGTPGAPGPPGYQGPIGPAGPRGYEGPPGPPGLPGPKGNMGLNFQGPKGDKGETGLPGPPGPPGQVGEQKRPPETEIQRGDKGDSGIPGPPGDPGYPGPPGPSGGQKGEKGELGEAGKRGKPGKDGDPGPPGFPGSKGESGLPGPPGRDGERGLKGDRGYPGAPGAVIGGNTGGRVGPKGEPGFPGSPGIKGERGPTGLSGPPGVPGLPASGGGGGPGSPGYPGERGQKGEPGAPGLSLPGSPGRPGGQGLQGPAGPPGPPGYSSAGNCLPGEPGRPGVQGDRGYPGETGQKGDKGDTCVNCFGGTSGIPGPQGPAGKPGFPGSPGSPGTKGDRGFPGTPGSSGPAGSPGPQGSPGFPGEKGDPGDAVTVSGVRGEKGDTGFPGSPGLPGLDGRPGRDGQPGSPGPKGASGSLRVKGEIGPPGVPGSPGLPGDRGPPGSPGFGPQGPSGEKGIQGVSGRPGSPGAPGAKGEPGLTVAEKGQPGPRGQDGDPGLPGGPGSPGQPGQPGFPGSPGSKGEPGLPGIGLPGPPGAKGFSGIPGQPGSPGGPGRPGVDGLPGQPGFPGAKGEPGFGLNGPPGLPGVPGGKGIPGPKGDSGLPGGPGSPGRSGFDGGPGPKGDSGLPGIPGARGPPGSPSPGSVGSPGLTGPPGPMGPPGFPGSNGEKGDSGAPGLDVPGQPGDRGSPGFPGSPGPVGAPGSPGGSGRDGLPGLPGTKGDMGQMGSPGPSGGPGGPGGPGAPGIKGDAGFPGRDGGPGGPGAKGERGDPGLQGPPGPAQAPVALKGGKGDPGIPGSPGFPGQKGIAGVPGDPGVPGSDGRPGLPGPSGPKGDPGIPGGPGGPGAPGLKGSMGEIGFPGPSGQKGLSGQSGRPGAPGLPGAPGFPGAKGDPGSAGVGAPGPAGLKGEPGQPGFPGSPGLKGGPGSSGLPGLPGGPGAKGDPGLPGFQGSPGIPGPKGLDGGPGAPGLSGAPGRPGEPGRPGGPGFPGDKGQPGRDGIPGPAGVKGDPGPPGYGGPGTPGSPGFPGAKGDPGLPGPAGSPGFPGPKGDNGFPGLPGASGNIGPPGPPGLALQGPKGLQGPPGPPGRSGPAGPQGAPGPDGPRGQPGIGGIKGEKGLAGSPGQPGFPGSKGDPGSPGFSGPSGIPGGPGTKGDIGLPGVPGFPGPKGDSGIPGSSGLPGDPGDVGPPGPPGDPGVSPAPIVVKGERGPPGPSGLPGGPGSPGAPGREGIPGLAGEPGDAGPEGPPGFSGPPGRKGDNGPSGQPGSPGYPGPPGSDGPQGPPGPPGSVSAAHGFLITRHSQGQDVPFCPDGTGLVYDGYSLLYVQGNERAHGQDLGTAGSCLRRFSTMPFMFCNINNVCNFASRNDYSYWLSTPQPMPMSMAPITGESIKPFISRCAVCEAPAMVIAVHSQTIQIPTCPSNWTPLWIGYSFMMHTSAGAEGSGQALASPGSCLEEFRSAPFIECHGRGTCNYYGNSYSFWLATVESNEMFRKPQSETLKAGNLRTRVSRCTVCMKRT